Proteins encoded in a region of the Zea mays cultivar B73 chromosome 4, Zm-B73-REFERENCE-NAM-5.0, whole genome shotgun sequence genome:
- the LOC103652738 gene encoding probable RNA methyltransferase At5g51130 gives MSPRLQTPARVQSRQDARYAAGRRPPPPSLLRVSAQKRKRKEVFIYGNYRNYYGYRIDRNVGEDPRLEAFKKQWFEKKDCLDIGCNQGLVTIGLGNLLIFRINS, from the exons ATGTCACCCAGACTCCAGACTCCGGCCAGAGTCCAGAGCCGCCAGGACGCCAGGTACGCCGCCGGGCGCCggccccctcctccctccctcctccGGGTGAGCGCGCAGAAGCGGAAGAGGAAGGAGGTCTTCATCTACGGCAACTACAGGAACTACTATGGCTACCGG ATTGATCGCAATGTTGGTGAAGATCCTCGCCTTGAGGCGTTCAAGAAACAGTGGTTTGAAAAGAAGGATTGTCTCGATATTGGATGCAACCAGGGTTTGGTAACGATTGGCTTAGGTAACCTTTTGATTTTCCGGATAAACTCTTGA